In Leptotrichia buccalis C-1013-b, the genomic window TCAAATTGAAAATTTGCCGCTGCCAATTATTTTCCTCCTTATTTCTTATGTTTTTTTACTTCATTTTCCATTGCCTTTATATGATTGTTTAAACTGTTTTTTGTATATTCACTTCTTTTTTGAGCTTCTCTTCTTGCCTGCACTTCTTCAGCCGCCTTTAATGCATCAAGTCTGTTTGTAGTTGAAATCATATCAGCTATTGCGTTCATCTGTATTGACAAGTTGGCGCTCCACTGTGATAACACTTCAAGGACTTGTTGTGGATTTTTTGCTTCGTGAGTTTTTCTTATAAGAATTTTTGCATTATCTGATGTCTTTTTCATTGCCACTTCATTCATAGATCCTGATTTCATTGCGTCCTTTGAGAGATTGTCAAGTGTATTTGTAAATCTGTCAAGAAGAGCCATATATTGTCTGTTATTTGCTTCAGCATAGACGTCTTTAAACCACAATTCAGCTTTTTTGCGTCTCTTAATGTCGATTTTGTAGTGTTTGTTATACTGACCAAAGTCTTTATTGTATCGTCATATTGGCTTATATATTTTTTTAGATATTCTTCAGGTAATTTCTTTGAAAGTTCAATTTGTCTTTCTATTTCTTTCAATTGTGCATTTAGGCTTTTTAATGTTTGTGCATTGATTGCTACACTTTCAAAGTATGTTTTCATTTGCCAGTAATCTGAAGTTGCACCTCCTCCAAGCATTCCTGAAAATGAATTTATTGATATAACTGTCATTAATATTAAAAAGAATATTATTTTTTTCATTTTAGTTACCTCCCTGTATAATTTCTTTGCATCTTCTAAATTCTTTGCTATTTTTGCCCAGCTTGTATTCTAACCATTTTAAATTTATTTCTTTTAAATCCTTTGTTTCAGCACATATTTCCTGTATTTTCATCTGATCTGTCGAACTTGCAGAACCTACATAAGCTAGTTCAATTTTACCTAAATCCATTTCAAATTCTCTTGATCCAAGATCACTTTTATAAAAATATTGTTTCTGCATTTCCCCTCGTGCAACTTTTTCAATTTCTATTGAATTTAAGCCAAATTTTGAATAAAGGTCTTTCCAGTAATTCTGTGCCTGTGGAGAAGGGAGAAGTATTTTTGTCTTACATCCATCAACTATTGCAGGTGTTATTTCAGATTTTGCAATTTCATCAAGCGACTGTGTTGCAAAGATTATAAAGGCATTCAGTTTTGCAAGGGTTCTAAGCCAGTCATTAAATTTAAGCCTGAAACTTTCGTTTTCCATTGCAAACCAAGCCTCATCAACTACGATTGCAGTTAAATAGTCCTTTGTTAATTTTTCCACTTCTATTCTATGAAACAGATAGCTTAATATAGGAGCCGTCGCTTTTGGATCTTCTATTATTCTTCCCATTTCAAATACTTGCCAGTTTGAATCTGAAAAATTATCCTCATTATTATCAAAATATTTTCCATATGAACCTGTATTTGTGTATGGCTCAAGTGCCTGCTGAATTTCCTTGTTCATAACTGTAAATGCAAAATTTGTCATTGTTCTCCTGTTAGGCGGATCGTTTGAAAGAGTCGTAAGCGTTTCCCAGATTGTACTTTTCATATCAGGCGTTACAATTACATTTTCCTGCTGAAGAAGAGAAATTATCCAGTTGCTTGCAAATGCTCTTTCTGTTTCGATATGAATATTTGCAAGCGGTTGAAATGCCAAATCATTATCTCCGCCTTTTCCCAAGTCATAAAATTTTCCGCCCATACAGGCAGTCAAGACACGTATCGAACCACCTTTATCAAAAAAGAATACCTGGGCGTTTGGATATTTTTTTAGTTCAGCTGTTATCATACCTAGTAATACAGATTTTCCAGACCTTGTTGGACCTGCTATTAGCGTATGTGCCGCATCCTTTATATGAAGATTAAAGTAAAATATATCATTCAAATCTGTTTTAGTCATCATAAGCGGAACTCCTGTAATATTTTTCTTATCCCTAAAAAATTCATTTACTTCCTCTCCACGATACAGCGATGAAGTAGGAAAAAGACAGCTTAAAAGCATTGAATTTATTGGATATTTTCTTATATTTGCCTTCACATTTCCCGGAATAGCCCCTAAATATGAGGGGAAAATATTGTACTTGTCAATCGAGCAAGTAAAATCCTGTTCATCAAATATTGTTACTATTTTAAGTGCATTGTCCTCAATCCTTTTTAAATCTTCATCAGCAAGTATTATGGTAAATGTGTAATAGCCATAATTTATTCCACCTTCCTTAAATTCATTTAAAGCCATTTTTGCCTCTTCTGTTTTTGCTAGTTCCAGCTCATCAATATTAAATGAAGGCTTTTTAGTTATGGCTTCCGTTATATACTGCCCAAAGTTCTTCTGCTTTCCCTGATGAAAAATAAAGAAGTTTTTTAACATCTTTTTTGCTTCATTTGGTGAAAGAATAATATACCTTGCTGACATTCTAAATTCAAAGTCCAGACTTTCAAGTTTTTTTAAAACTCTTGACTCTATGTCATCAGGAAATAAATTAATTGAGATTGTCCTTAAATGTTTTGCCTTAGTCAATCTTTGTATTTTTGTATCTTTTCCATTTTCAAAACTTGAATTTGATAAATATTGATCAATTGGATATAGAGAAGATTTCGGCATTTTTTTCTTTTCAGGAAATTCAGCATTTACTGTGGAGTACATGTATGCCATAAGTTCGTCTCCTTGCAAAACTTCAATGCTTGTTGTAGCATATTTTAATAAAGCAATGAACGAGGCTACTTTTTGCCTGAATATTTTTAATTCCCTTTCTGCTTCTTCCGCCATCTTTTCTTCTGAATCGTCTTCCTTTTTATTTGCTAGTAATGAATTTATCTTATTTTCAGCATCTTCTGCTATCAAATACGTCAATGTTATATAGTAATCACATTTAAAATATTCTCCTTTTGAAAACAAATCTTTTCTTTCCTTTTCCATAAGAACTGTCGGAATAAAGTTATCGTTAATCTCTGTTTCAATATACCCTCTGGACTTTTTTCTCTGGACTTCATAATGTACGATAAAATTATCAGGAAGTTTCTTTATTGCGTTGTTATACTGTAATATTTTTAAGTTCACTTCTTCCTCAGTAAAAAAATCCAAGTCGTGATTTCTCACTTTGAGAGTTACTTGAAACCCCATATTTTTATTAACAAGAATAAAGTCATTGAGAAGGAAGTCCCAAGGGATATGATAAATAAATGAATTTTTGTAGTTATTAAGTGTTTTCCCCATTCTATCTTTCCTTTTCTTTATTTTTATAATTTTTTTTATTCTGATTACCTTTAATATTTTCTTTGATTTCTTCTCTTTTTAGAACTTTGCTTAAGATGTCTCCTCTATCTATTAATACGAATTTTTCTTCATTACTTTTAGATATTTTTGTTGTAAATAACACTTTATTTGCTGATAATTCTTTTTGTGCGGCTACAAAGTTTTTAAATTCTAGTCCTGTTTTTTCTCTGACTGATTTTGAGTCAAGGTATGCTAAGTTTCCTAAATTTTCTTTGTATGTATTGTAAATTAATTTTGCGTTATCTGATAACGTTGAAAGCTTTTCTCCCTTCACTTTTTCTGTTTCTTTTATTTTATTCGCTGCTTCTTCTAATTTTTTTTCATAGTTATCTTTAAATTCAAGTGATTTATCTTTATTGGTAAAATATTTTATTTTATGAGCTTCAAATATAGAACCATCATAATTTATTTTTTCTTCTGTTGAATGATGAAAAAATATCTTATTATCCTGTACTAATTCCTTAAATGCTTCATTAAACTTTTCTTCTTCTTTTATTCCTAGCTTTTCCATTATCTGATTTCTGCTTAATGTAGTGTATCCACCTTCATTTTTTGTTCTTTCTTCTAAAAAATTCATAATTTTTTCTTTCATTTCAATTATTTCCCTTTCAATATTTTTTCTTTTCGCTTAAGGATTTAAATATCTTTCAGTTTTATAATGCTCCATTATCAGTTCCAATGTCATTGAATCCCTTACTGACATAACTGCACACAGAATATATATTGTTCCTGCTGGTATAAAAATTATCCAATGCCTGAATATTAAAAATATGATTCCTGTGAATAACACTAGCGATATAAAAATTTTATATGGCAGTCCCATTATCATCTTTACATCCAGTAAAGACTTATAAACCTTCAGCTTCATATCCTACCTCCTCAATTTCATATTCTTTTGTCTTTTTGTTAAAACCATTCACTTTGATTATCTTATTTACCTTTCTTACAGTTTTACCATTTTCAGTTATTCTTATGATATTTACAATTACATCTACGGAACGCCCTATAAGTGGCTGTCTTGGATTCCTGTCAACTTCCATTAATAGTTCTTCCAGTCTTTCCAAAGTTTCTTCTGCACCATCCGAATGGACTGTTGTAAATCCTCCACTATGACCAGTATTCCAGTTTTTAAGTATCTCCTCAGCTTCTTCTCCATATCTAAGTTCTCCTTGAATAATTCTATCAGGTCTGTGTCTAAGTGCATCTTTTGATAATTCCAATGCAGAAACATCTTCAGTTACAAAAACTCTTAACACATTTTCCTTATCACAAATAATTTCTTCAACTTCTTCAATAATGTATATTCTTTCAACAGTATTCCTAATTCTGTCAACTTGCTTTAAATAATCAACAAGAGCATTAGTAAATGTTGTCTTTCCTGTACCAGTTCCACCCGATACAACTATATTCTTTTTACTTAAAATGGCTTCCGTAAGAAAATTTTTCTGAAATTCTGTAATTGAACCCATTGCTAAATAGTCATCAAGCGTAAATATTTTTTTAGGTCTTTTCCTTATTGTAAATATTGGAATCCCTTTAGTAATTCCTTTTGCAGCTCCCTGAAATCTGTCAGAATTTGGCAAATTTCCAGAAAGTCTTGGATTTTTTTCAGAAATTATCTTTGAGTTGTATGAAGCCAATACTTGAATAATTTTATATCCTTCCATCTCATTCAGATATGTATTTGTCTTATACATTCCCCTTTCATATGATTCCACCCATACATATCCATCGGGATTTAGCATTATTTCAGTAATATCGTCATCTTCCATATATTCTTTCAGTGCTGACAACCTTTCATTTACAAAATCTATCTGTGTTTGCTTTTGCAGTTCATATTTTTCACTTTCTGTCATAATACTTTAGCCAATTCCTTCATTTTTTTAGTAGCTTCATCATTACTTGGACTTTCAATTATGATTTTCAGAAGCTTGTTTTCTACACCTGATTTTTCTAAAATTTCTCTTAAGATAGCTGTATTTTCCTGTTCAATTTTTTCAATTTCCTTTTGAGAATTAACTATTATTTTCTCCAGTTTGGCAATTTTTTCTTTATTTCTTTTTATTCTTTCAGTATAATTTTTTTCTCTAGCTTTTCTTCTTTTCTTTACTATTTCATCTGAACTGTTAATTGTCTCCATATATCCCCCTATCCTATTTTTCTGATTTATACTTTTTTCTTGCCTTTTCAATAATTTTTTCATATTTTATATCATCGTAAAAA contains:
- a CDS encoding VirB3 family type IV secretion system protein, with the protein product MKLKVYKSLLDVKMIMGLPYKIFISLVLFTGIIFLIFRHWIIFIPAGTIYILCAVMSVRDSMTLELIMEHYKTERYLNP
- a CDS encoding ATPase, T2SS/T4P/T4SS family, yielding MTESEKYELQKQTQIDFVNERLSALKEYMEDDDITEIMLNPDGYVWVESYERGMYKTNTYLNEMEGYKIIQVLASYNSKIISEKNPRLSGNLPNSDRFQGAAKGITKGIPIFTIRKRPKKIFTLDDYLAMGSITEFQKNFLTEAILSKKNIVVSGGTGTGKTTFTNALVDYLKQVDRIRNTVERIYIIEEVEEIICDKENVLRVFVTEDVSALELSKDALRHRPDRIIQGELRYGEEAEEILKNWNTGHSGGFTTVHSDGAEETLERLEELLMEVDRNPRQPLIGRSVDVIVNIIRITENGKTVRKVNKIIKVNGFNKKTKEYEIEEVGYEAEGL